Below is a window of Salvelinus fontinalis isolate EN_2023a chromosome 14, ASM2944872v1, whole genome shotgun sequence DNA.
atttatttgggttgcaatttctgaggctggtaactaatgaacttatcttctgcatcagagatcttcctttcctgtggcggtcctcctgAGAGCCAGTTCAAGTGCAGTTGCACTTGAAggcactttcaaagttcttaaactTTTCCAgattgggaaagggggatacctagtcagttgtgtctcccgcatttaacccaacccctctgaatcagagaggtgcgacaTCCATGGCTTCGGCGCCcgaggaacaatgggttaactgccttgttcaggggaagaacagatttgtttttttaccttgtcagctcggggattcgatccagcaacctttcggttactggcccaacgctcctaccctCCAGGCcattaactttgaacaaggcacacctgttaattgaaatgcattccaggtgactacctcatgaagctggttgagagaatgccaagagtgtgcaaagccatcatcgaggcaaagggtggctactttgaagaatctcaaatataaaatatttagatttgttttaacAATTTTCTGGTTAGTACATCATTCCatgtgtgtcatttcatagtttttatgtcttcactattattctacaatgtagaaaataataaaaataaagaaaaacccttgaatgagtaggtgtgtccaaattgtCGACTGATACTTTGTTAAAACAATCTGCATCCCCATTAGTTCGGTTTGGTATGAATGAATAATACTGTAAAAGCATTTGTGGTGTCTGTCCATTTGAGCTCCAATTAACTAATTAAAACTAATTAAAACTATTCATAAATAATGTTTAAGTACTGATTAATAATCACTTAATCAAATTATTAAACCATATTTAACTACCAAACCATAAAAATACACTTCCATGACTGCTGTGATAAGAGTAGTAGGTTCATGGAAGTCTGTCCTCCACATCAACTTAGAGAAGAATAACACCAACCAGTTACAATGTTACAAAAGTGAGTGTTGTTACAGAGTAGACTAGATAGTTATCATGTTGCAGGGAGTGAGGTTTTTAATTAGAATGTGGTTACAATGTTGCAAGCTATACGAGTCATTTCCTATTTGTCACATTTACTTCACGGCCTGGTTCAGCCAAGCGAGTCAGCATGGACAACCTTGCACGACTTTTGTGACCTCAGACAATAAGGCCATTTCATATATTGAAGTTACTTATAGGCCTATATCTAGACAGCCGACATCAGAAGTATAAAGTGGTCGAAGGCAAAAGTGAAACAAACTAAATCTAGTTAGTACATGATGTAGCATTGCGGTAGCCTGCGCGCTGATGCTAATGTTGGTTTCTTGAACGATGAGGGCGCGTGACGAGGCTACGAAGTTAATTCATGACGTGAAAAAAAAGGACATAAATCGCACTTGTTGCTTTTCGCATAATAAAGCTAAGCATAACCTTCTCATCAAAAGATTTCTCATTATTACATTTCACATAAAAATAACGGCGTAAATTTCTACCGAACTGACGGTGACGAAATTCGTCTCTCAACCACTTTCCCCGAACTTAGAGACACCACTTACTTGTTCCGCTTTACTGAGCCTTCTTTAGCGATGTTCCCTTTAATAAAATAAACTTTGCTAATCGTTTTCAAATCTATAACAAAAGCTACATTATGATGAATGTATAAGAGTTCGACTCATAGCGCTAAGTCTATACTTTATTAGGAAACAAAAATAAGCCCCTCCCTACTAAAAAAAACCCACTTCCTTTGATCAGACGTCACTGTACACCGCCCGAGGACAGTGTGGCGCACCTCAATGAGGCGTGCACAACTCTATCATTAGGCTAGTAGCCTAATGATATGCCTACAAGTATCTTGATAATTCAAACAAAGTGAATTGTTTGACATCATATTAATCTAAGCAAGACTGTTGTGTCGATATAGCTATAGGTTTAATTGTTTCCTCATAGTATTCGATTTTAAAGTGTTGTGAAAATGTCAATCTCGTGGAAGTGACAAACTTGGTAACCGATATTATGAAAATGTAGACAATTTCACAACTCAAAAACGAAATGAATCCCATATTTCTGATCTTAAAGTctgttttatcatttattcaaaAATAATTTCCACAATTACTTGATATACATACACCATATTCTGTGACATGTTTTATTCATCATGAAGTGTTAACAAATGTATAGAGAGCTGAAGCATTTAAATAGAAACAGAATTCACACTAGACCTAATTATATTCTCAGGGAATTACACTTTCAATATGCAGTTTTACAAATCTAACatgcatattttttttttgtttcttCCAAAACATTCAAACCAACAAATGATGCAGTCCTGAGCTACTAAAAAAGGCTGTTCTAATATGAATTACTTATATTACAGACTCACATTTGCGTCAATAAGGCTTGTTTAGCTGTTTGCTGTTGCTGCCTGTTTCTGAAGCCGTCAGCTTGTTCCCAGTTCATAAGAGGCTCATTGTCTATCTCAAAGAATGCATTGTGTGGCACGGGGACAGAGTGTATCTTGTCCCTGGACTATTTGAGAGGCTCAGCAGCGTCTGTGGTCCCCTCAGGCAGAGTTTTGTTGGATATAGAGTAATAAAAGCCTCGCATGCGCTCCTCCACCTTCACAAAGCCTGGCCGGTCCTCGTGTCTGAGAAGAGAAAGATCAGACACTTTAGACATGATGGATCTCCTTTGGGCAGCAGTGTGGTCTAGTAGCATGTGGTGTGAAAATGAATAGGTCTCTGGTTTCTCACTTACTTGTATGTCCAGCAGTCCTTCATCAGAGCATACATTTTATCTGGACATCCAGATGGACATTCCATGCGGCTCCCACTGGCAATGAAACTGATCACCTCAGGACCTTTCATTTTCTGATCACATGTGGTAAAAAGACAGATGAAGATCATCTCAACAGCTCCTTTGTTGGAGGCtgttattatttaacctttatttaactaggcaagtcagttaagaacaaattcttatttacaatgacaggcgctctaaccactaggcagcaGTATACATCTTTAAATGTTTGTTGTGTATAGATCTTGCTGCTGCTGTACAGATAGTACCTTGTATGGTTTCCCTCCAAAAGAAAAGGCTTCCCACATGGTGACACCGAAGCTCCAGACATCACTCTTGCTGGAGAATTTGTGGAAATTCATGCATTCTGGAGCGTACCACTTCAGCGGCCATTTTCCTGCTGTGCGTGCCTATGtacccacgcacacacatgctTACCATACCACAGGAATAATGTACATATAAAGAACTGCATCATTTAACTATATAAAACAGACCAACTTAACATTATAGCACGACACATGCAAGAGACTTCTACCTTGTAATAGTTGTTATCAGCACCCAAAGCCTTCGACAGGCCAAAGTCACTGATCTTGGCGAACTGTTGGTTGACCAGCAAGACATTGCGAGCTGCCAGGTCTCTGTGCACAAAGTTCTTCTCCTCCAGGTACTTCATTCCCATAGACACCTGGTGCATCAGCCCCACAATGTTCTCCACTGTGACCTTATccctgagaggtagagagacagaaagggaactCAAATAAAGCTTTAGGGGAATTCTCATGGTATTTAGCTTCACTTTGCTGAGCTCATCATCACTGTTTGAGTAATAGCAGGGCTATCATTAATTGCATTTCCATAACTCTCTATGATCAATGTCACTATTAAGAGAAAAACATGCCTTATGATATACTGTACTACACTACACGTGTGAAATAATTGGCCTTACCTATTGGTGGAGAGGAACTTGTTGAGTGGCCCAGCAGAAGCCATCTCCATCACCAGCATCAGGCACTCAGCCTGGCAGAGCCCCAGCATGCGGACGATGTAAGGGTTACTCAGCTGGTGCATGATCTCCGCCTCCCTCATCATCTCATCTTTCACCAGCTTCTCATTCTCACTCTTCAGCACCTTGATGGCCACATCAGTGTGGCCCCTGGAAGCACACAATAATTTGTGATGTGTTATCAATAGGGCCCCATGTTGTTCTAAATGTTAGCCTCTAACTAGGGTTcagagtttttcctgatcagCTCACTTTCTCAGTAAAGATAATTATACACCTGTGACATAAAACTTAGTTATCAGTTGTTATAAGTGGCTCTAGGCATGAGGTTATTGGTTCTAAACTCAGGTTCTGATGTTCTGTTTTGATTCATCCAAGAagcagcaccccccaccccccctcactTATTTGTCTTGAAGACTCCTTTCTTGACACAGCCAAAGTTGCCTGAGCCGAGCTCCACCTCGTCGATCATCAGCTGCTCCCTATTGATGAAGAACTTCTTCAGGTCATTGGGGTCATGGTAAGGGTTGACAAATTCACTGCAGTCCATGGGCAGCATCTGACGGTCTGTGGGGGGCGAAGTGTTGACTTCTGTGGAGCACCCCAGAGGTACTGTAAGAAAGGGCCAAACCACAGGTAAATGACATAAAGACACATTcaataatttttttatttgtattttggtGGAAAGGCCATGTGTGTCTGTTGTAATGTTAGTGACCTACCTCCAGGTGGCGGTGTGTATCTATTTGTTCTGGACCGCCTCTGAAAGAAATGTACTGTATTCATTAGATCTATGTGAATGAAGTTGGAAAGTACTGTATCTACCATGGATAAATTATAAAATGTTCTTGACACTCACCCCGGAGGGCACAACCGGAGTGTCTGAAAATAGATTTGATAAATAAGACAATTAATTAAATTGTATAGGGGACACATTGTGTGAAAGGATAAGAAGAATGTGATGATTTTGATTCACTTGAGaacaaaatgttggttcagtACGTTTGGCATTGTTGCGGTTCACACATGGTTCCCTCAGAACTGTCACTAGCCCATCAGGCTTCATCTTAAGATACTCAACCAGCTGCAGTGTAGAAGGGATGGAGAGTGTGGTAAACTTAAACATGAAGTAGCAGACATAAAACATTTGAACCAATTTgttgaaggagagagaacagtctacctgCCACACAGTGTCAAATTTGGTTCCCTCTGGCATGGAGTACTTCCCTGATTTGTCATGTAGGATCTGGTAATGGTAGGCCGTTTTTCCGTACACCAAAGAAAGGGCAAAGGTGCCGGACTCTTCCCTGTCTCTGACTctgatgagaaaaaaaacactaTAATCATTGTTGTGAGTGTTTTGGGATGTGATGGAAATTATTATGTTTATGCTTTTCTATGAACCAATTTCTGTTTTCATGCAATGACTGATTGAACGAATCCTCACAatcagtatctgcaatttggcagtatgcccGGAACCTTGTTAAGAGAAagggatatctcagtttcaaggtctcagcttagagagaataAGCCTTGTGAGGTATTGGCCTGTCACATGCATGACCCAGTATTGGTCGTCACATGAATGAAGCAAACATGAATTATGAAtgatgaataagctaaatcatgcaaatataacttgtcagTATATAAGGGAACTAATGGGACTGCCCCGTTAGAGCTCCTGACAGACGTTCCCTGTGGTGCATCaagtttgttggaacctctccagcgcgcTGATTGTAAATAATGattaatttaagattgacttcgagtgtccctgtgtaagaattaCCATGACAGGGATTTTTGGATGGAATCGGACTAAAATATGTAAAATGACTCACAGGAACTTTCCGTCTGGCTGTGCCCTGGAATAGAGTCGCCTCTCCCCCTCCTGGCGAGGGATCTTGCCGTGGTACCAGGGCATCCTCTCATGGGCAGTGGTGGCGATCAGCTTCTCCAGCTGTGGGGCCTGGCTGATGATGGCCTGCTCCATGGCCTCCCCCTGAACACAGATAGACAGTTAGTCAACCTGAGCCTACAAAGGGCCAGCAGGGCCAGCAGACTAACAGTTAACCTACTCGTGCCAAGGTTCTACAGGGCATCAGAGATGCTGTTGGTGTGACCCTGCTGCCTATTCTATTCTTCAGCCAACCCTCACCTCCAGGTTCCATGTCTGTCGTACATACTCCCTCAGCATGTTGTCCCTCAGGTTATCAAATACGCCTGCTCTAATGGGGTTATCCGGTGAGCGCAGACACGGCTTCTTCAGATTGCACACCAGGCCATCTGAGTCCTTACTGTAGAACTCACAGAGCTCCGCTGGCCCACAGTGGGGCTTGCCACCCGCAATACAGTAGGTGCCATTGAGTTGTTTCTCCACAGAGTAGTGGTGGAAGTCCAGGTCCCATACCAGGGAGACCACATAGCCGCCCAGGCTCCGCAAACACTGGCGCAGCAGGAACAGCCCGTCGGCCATGCCTGCCAGCTTCAGGTGCTCCTCAGCCTCCGAGCGACTGATGCTACCGTAGAAGAATGGCAGTTCTGTCGCAGGGTCTGTCGCCATGTCTGACTCTTCTCAGGAAGTACGAGGGAAGACTCCTCAGTTGGAAGGGTTGGAGATGTCTGGAAGCTCCTGATTAAAGATCTaaacagagagagaatggaaatTACCATAAGTAATGCTAACTACAGTATGTTTTCCAGATGGTAGTTTTTCTCTAATTGAGGTTGTTGATGACAGTCTACGGTCTTCATCAGAAACTCCATCTCAGGGATCCAGAGGAGTATCTGGGGTATTTGTGTGGTTGGGCTGTTCTGGGTGCAGTAAGTGAGAGAAATAGTAGGCTATGCGTGTTTCTCTACACCGGCACAGACTGGTGTTAAGCACAGCCACAACAGGAAATGGCACCCGCCCCCATCCTCCTTCTCCAACTCTTCAGTTTCTCACTATTACGTTGAACAGGTGCTGCTGTTTCTCAAATTTTCCCTGAGCTGTTCAAAACATTAGCTGCACATTTCAATGAAGATTACGAAAACAAATGTAATTTTTAGACAAATAAAAATACAGAAACAAAATATTTCAGATGTAGCCCCCATCAGTATTTGTTTAAACTAATTTGTGCTTTATTCTGACTATCAGGAGAAGTTAAAAGAAGCGTAGACTGCAGGCTGTGCAATTACCATCAAAGCATCTATTGTCTGCTCTGCTGTGAGGTAGCTTTATTTGATAACAAGTGGAAAATGCCTGTTGGTGGGTAAGACACTGATGAGTATCATAGCTTTTTAAACGCACACCAGACAACTATCAAGATGACATGATATTCACGCACAGAAGCAGAAATAAAAGGAGTCTAGTAGGCAAAATAAACAGTTGAATCAGTTAGCATAGTGATGTACTGAGTTTTCTATTTGCGGTTTTCATATCACTTCTTTTCCGTTTAATTTGACAGCCTCATTTTGGAAAATTTAAGCTTTAGCAAATCAAAAATGTAATCTGTTGGTGTGAGTCATAGGTCAGG
It encodes the following:
- the LOC129810627 gene encoding tyrosine-protein kinase ZAP-70-like isoform X1 — protein: MATDPATELPFFYGSISRSEAEEHLKLAGMADGLFLLRQCLRSLGGYVVSLVWDLDFHHYSVEKQLNGTYCIAGGKPHCGPAELCEFYSKDSDGLVCNLKKPCLRSPDNPIRAGVFDNLRDNMLREYVRQTWNLEGEAMEQAIISQAPQLEKLIATTAHERMPWYHGKIPRQEGERRLYSRAQPDGKFLVRDREESGTFALSLVYGKTAYHYQILHDKSGKYSMPEGTKFDTVWQVDCSLSFNKLVQMFYVCYFMFKFTTLSIPSTLQLVEYLKMKPDGLVTVLREPCVNRNNAKHTPVVPSGRRSRTNRYTPPPGVPLGCSTEVNTSPPTDRQMLPMDCSEFVNPYHDPNDLKKFFINREQLMIDEVELGSGNFGCVKKGVFKTNKGHTDVAIKVLKSENEKLVKDEMMREAEIMHQLSNPYIVRMLGLCQAECLMLVMEMASAGPLNKFLSTNRDKVTVENIVGLMHQVSMGMKYLEEKNFVHRDLAARNVLLVNQQFAKISDFGLSKALGADNNYYKARTAGKWPLKWYAPECMNFHKFSSKSDVWSFGVTMWEAFSFGGKPYKKMKGPEVISFIASGSRMECPSGCPDKMYALMKDCWTYKHEDRPGFVKVEERMRGFYYSISNKTLPEGTTDAAEPLK
- the LOC129810627 gene encoding tyrosine-protein kinase ZAP-70-like isoform X2: MATDPATELPFFYGSISRSEAEEHLKLAGMADGLFLLRQCLRSLGGYVVSLVWDLDFHHYSVEKQLNGTYCIAGGKPHCGPAELCEFYSKDSDGLVCNLKKPCLRSPDNPIRAGVFDNLRDNMLREYVRQTWNLEGEAMEQAIISQAPQLEKLIATTAHERMPWYHGKIPRQEGERRLYSRAQPDGKFLVRDREESGTFALSLVYGKTAYHYQILHDKSGKYSMPEGTKFDTVWQLVEYLKMKPDGLVTVLREPCVNRNNAKHTPVVPSGRRSRTNRYTPPPGVPLGCSTEVNTSPPTDRQMLPMDCSEFVNPYHDPNDLKKFFINREQLMIDEVELGSGNFGCVKKGVFKTNKGHTDVAIKVLKSENEKLVKDEMMREAEIMHQLSNPYIVRMLGLCQAECLMLVMEMASAGPLNKFLSTNRDKVTVENIVGLMHQVSMGMKYLEEKNFVHRDLAARNVLLVNQQFAKISDFGLSKALGADNNYYKARTAGKWPLKWYAPECMNFHKFSSKSDVWSFGVTMWEAFSFGGKPYKKMKGPEVISFIASGSRMECPSGCPDKMYALMKDCWTYKHEDRPGFVKVEERMRGFYYSISNKTLPEGTTDAAEPLK